A single window of Nicotiana tomentosiformis chromosome 1, ASM39032v3, whole genome shotgun sequence DNA harbors:
- the LOC138896564 gene encoding aspartic proteinase CDR1-like encodes MCGNTRINKIRNKDIQLRIGVVSVGDKMWEAILRWYGHVKRRCTDVHTKRCERLTLGGFEKGIASKELYSATHIASSYSFGDVAIKTFTFYYENGEKISFPSIIYGCGHISKSTLVNPMMSGVIDLGASHASLVSQLSLTFGQELSYCFVPRAQLDIPSKLTFGDNRVIVKPTFVHYFLTLLGIPVGEQKLDLVVNSSTIFQEKNIVIDSGTTYTFLPAPFYNQFDTLVREAIKVEPWVDNSSSGLSLCYKDLKGTDIPPTTLHFIGADVLFSGENIMPPILNSSRIQCLAFKRTEDQSFFRNMVQSNFLVGYNLDKMIVSFKANDCNKLT; translated from the exons ATGTGCGGGAATACCAGGATCaataagattaggaataaagaCATTCAGCTCAGGATAGGAGTAGTCTCGGTGGGggacaagatgtgggaagcgaTACTTAGATGGTATGGTCATGTGAAGAGAAGATGCACAGATGTTCATACaaagaggtgtgagaggttgaccctTGGTGGGTTTGAGAAGGG AATAGCTTCTAAGGAATTGTATTCTGCGACCCACATTGCTAGTAGTTACTCATTTGGTGATGTAGCCATTAAAACTTTCACTTTCTATTATGAAAATGGAGAAAAAATTTCTTTCCCAAGTATTATTTATGGATGTGGTCACATATCCAAATCTACACTAGTGAACCCTATGATGTCTGGCGTAATAGACCTTGGCGCTTCTCATGCGTCTTTAGTGTCGCAACTTAGTCTAACATTTGGACAAGAACTTTCCTACTGTTTTGTACCAAGGGCACAACTAGATATCCCTAgcaaacttacctttggtgacaatCGAGTTATTGTTAAACCTACCTTTGTGCACTATTTCTTGACCCTCTTAGGCATACCGGTTGGTGAACAAAAACTTGACCTTGTTGTTAATTCCTCTACTATTTTTCAAGAGAAAAATATTGTGATTGACTCAGGAACTACTTATACTTTCCTTCCTGCACCGTTTTACAATCAATTCGATACATTGGTGAGAGAAGCCATTAAAGTAGAACCGTGGGTTGACAACTCATCATCTGGGCTAAGTCTCTGCTACAAAGATCTGAAAGGCACTGATATTCCTCCAACGACGCTTCATTTTATTGGAGCTGATGTCTTATTTTCTGGGGAGAATATAATGCCTCCAATTCTAAATAGTAGCAGAATTCAGTGCCTAGCCTTTAAACGAACGGAAGATCAGTCTTTCTTTCGCAATATGGTCCAATCAAACTTTCTCGTCGGATACAATTTAGATAAAATGATCGTATCTTTCAAGGCCAATGATTGCAACAAGTTGACCTGA